One genomic region from Pseudomonas sp. R5-89-07 encodes:
- a CDS encoding HAD family hydrolase yields the protein MSDAAIHPIRFILSDVDGTLLHPDHSLSQRTADAVSALREAGVFFSLASGRPPKAMLHLIETFGIDVPVAGFNGGTLINPDGSILVAHHLPAEAALVTLALFSAEPDVEVWVFADGDWLRRDPPGPMVQREADGLGYGPVVVDSFEPYLDRVDKIVAASNNTQLLVELEAQLQPKVKGLAQVSRSQPVYLDVTAMLANKGEALKTIATHLGVPLAQTAAIGDGGNDPAMFHVAGLSIAMGQAEETVKRQASVVTGSNVEDGAAEAFERFILAAR from the coding sequence CCAGCGCACGGCCGATGCGGTAAGCGCGTTGCGTGAGGCCGGGGTGTTTTTCAGCCTGGCCAGCGGGCGCCCGCCCAAGGCCATGTTGCACCTGATCGAGACCTTCGGCATCGACGTGCCGGTGGCGGGCTTTAACGGCGGCACGTTGATCAACCCGGATGGCAGCATCCTGGTGGCCCACCACCTGCCGGCGGAAGCCGCGTTGGTCACGCTGGCGCTGTTTTCGGCCGAGCCGGACGTGGAGGTCTGGGTGTTCGCCGACGGCGACTGGCTGCGCCGTGACCCGCCTGGGCCGATGGTGCAGCGCGAAGCCGATGGACTGGGCTATGGGCCGGTGGTGGTGGACAGTTTCGAGCCGTACCTGGACCGGGTCGACAAGATCGTCGCCGCCAGCAACAACACACAGTTGCTGGTGGAGCTGGAGGCGCAGTTGCAGCCCAAGGTGAAGGGCTTGGCGCAAGTGTCGCGTTCGCAGCCGGTTTACCTGGACGTGACCGCCATGCTGGCAAATAAGGGCGAGGCCTTGAAGACCATCGCGACTCATCTTGGGGTGCCGCTTGCGCAAACGGCGGCCATTGGTGACGGTGGCAACGACCCGGCGATGTTTCATGTGGCCGGTTTGTCGATCGCCATGGGCCAGGCGGAAGAAACCGTCAAGCGTCAGGCCAGCGTGGTCACCGGCAGTAATGTCGAGGACGGCGCCGCCGAAGCGTTCGAACGGTTTATTCTTGCTGCACGTTAA
- a CDS encoding autotransporter outer membrane beta-barrel domain-containing protein, giving the protein MHRSLSLRAVVCLSTLLPASVLYAAPDADIDTLKQELLELKQRYEVQQKALAVLEQRVRQVEDQPAAPAPRRLAKSPADFKKGGTVVAGTGAAAASGGAGGGGSSYGQSLKDDSAPAQSVSNLYNEASGFFGNGKFSFETGVTYARYDARQLTLNGFLALDSIFLGNINLDRIKSDSWTLDLTGRYNVDNRWQFDLNVPVVYRDSTYQSAGAGNDATATSEGSVTRDPTIGDVNFGVAYKFLDETPTLPDAVVSVRVKAPTGKEPFGIKLVKQPNNDNLYLPESLPTGNGVWSITPGISLVKTFDPAVLFGSLSYTHNFEDSFDDISSEVNQKVGGKVRLGDSFQVGLGVAFALNEKMSMSFSVSDLVQRKSKLKPDGGDWQSVVSSDANAGYFNVGMTIAASDNLTIVPNLAIGMTDDAPDFTFSLKFPYYF; this is encoded by the coding sequence ATGCATCGATCGTTATCGCTCCGCGCGGTGGTCTGTCTCAGTACGCTATTGCCCGCATCCGTGTTGTATGCCGCACCGGATGCCGATATCGACACCCTCAAGCAGGAACTCCTGGAACTCAAGCAACGCTACGAGGTGCAGCAAAAAGCCCTTGCCGTATTGGAACAACGTGTTCGCCAGGTGGAAGACCAACCGGCGGCGCCAGCGCCCAGGCGCCTGGCCAAATCCCCCGCCGACTTCAAGAAAGGCGGTACCGTGGTCGCCGGCACGGGCGCGGCGGCGGCATCGGGTGGTGCGGGCGGCGGCGGCAGTTCCTACGGCCAGTCGCTCAAGGATGATTCCGCGCCGGCGCAAAGCGTGAGCAACCTCTACAACGAAGCCAGCGGCTTTTTCGGCAATGGCAAGTTCAGCTTCGAAACCGGCGTCACCTATGCCCGTTATGACGCCCGCCAGTTGACCCTCAATGGCTTCCTGGCACTGGACTCGATCTTCCTCGGCAACATCAACCTGGACCGGATCAAGTCCGACAGCTGGACCCTTGACCTGACCGGGCGCTACAACGTCGACAATCGCTGGCAGTTTGACCTGAACGTGCCGGTGGTCTATCGCGACTCGACCTACCAGTCCGCCGGCGCCGGCAACGACGCCACGGCGACCTCGGAAGGCTCCGTCACCCGCGACCCCACCATCGGTGACGTCAACTTCGGCGTGGCCTACAAATTTCTCGATGAAACCCCCACCCTGCCGGATGCGGTGGTGTCGGTACGGGTAAAGGCGCCAACGGGTAAAGAGCCGTTTGGCATCAAGCTGGTCAAGCAGCCCAACAACGACAACCTCTACCTGCCGGAAAGCCTGCCGACGGGCAACGGCGTCTGGTCGATCACGCCGGGCATTTCGCTGGTCAAGACCTTCGACCCTGCGGTGTTGTTCGGCTCGCTGTCGTACACCCACAACTTCGAAGACTCGTTCGATGACATCAGCAGCGAAGTCAACCAGAAGGTGGGAGGCAAGGTGCGCCTGGGCGACAGCTTCCAGGTCGGCCTGGGCGTTGCGTTCGCGCTCAACGAGAAGATGAGTATGTCGTTCTCGGTGTCGGACCTGGTGCAGCGTAAAAGCAAGCTCAAGCCGGACGGCGGCGACTGGCAGTCGGTGGTCTCCAGCGATGCCAACGCCGGCTACTTCAACGTGGGCATGACGATTGCCGCATCGGATAACCTGACCATCGTGCCGAACCTGGCGATCGGGATGACCGACGATGCGCCGGACTTTACCTTCAGCCTGAAATTTCCGTATTACTTCTAA
- a CDS encoding sigma-54 dependent transcriptional regulator, translating into MIVPSVQRRLLVVDPCADCHGLLPGLRTVGWEVDSCALEAVGDRSCDVGLLRLQPCHLERPEAVKELIGRSGTEWIAVLSQDVLRLQNVGDFVCEWFFDFHTLPFDVSRVQVTLGRAFGMARLRGKGHTPVDGPGDELLGDSRPIRELRKLLSKLAPTESPVLIRGDSGTGKELVAKTLHRQSQRHAKPFVAINCGAIPEHLIQSELFGHEKGAFTGAHQRKVGRIEAAHGGTLFLDEIGDLPMELQANLLRFLQEKQIERVGGSQPIPVDVRVLAATHVDLETAVEKGTFREDLYYRLNVLQVVTAPLRERHGDVAMLANHFSRFYSQETGRRPRSFSEGALVAMGQHPWPGNVRELANRVRRGLVLAEGRQIEAVDLGLQGEQAVSPPMATLEDYKHRAERQALCDVLDRHSDNLSVAARALGISRPTFYRLLHKHQIR; encoded by the coding sequence ATGATCGTGCCCTCCGTCCAACGCCGCTTGCTGGTGGTAGACCCGTGTGCGGATTGCCATGGGTTGCTACCCGGCTTACGCACGGTCGGATGGGAAGTGGACAGTTGTGCGCTGGAAGCGGTGGGCGACCGTTCCTGCGACGTCGGCCTGCTGCGGTTGCAACCCTGCCATCTGGAACGTCCCGAAGCGGTCAAGGAGCTGATCGGCCGCAGCGGCACCGAGTGGATCGCGGTACTCAGCCAGGATGTATTGCGCCTGCAGAACGTTGGCGATTTTGTCTGCGAATGGTTCTTTGACTTTCATACCTTGCCGTTCGACGTGTCGCGGGTGCAGGTCACCCTGGGACGCGCCTTTGGCATGGCGCGCCTGCGCGGTAAAGGCCACACCCCAGTAGATGGGCCCGGGGATGAACTACTGGGCGACAGCCGCCCCATCCGTGAACTGCGTAAGTTGTTGTCGAAGTTGGCGCCGACAGAGTCCCCGGTGCTGATTCGTGGGGACAGTGGCACCGGCAAGGAACTCGTCGCCAAGACGTTGCACCGCCAGTCCCAGCGGCACGCCAAGCCGTTCGTGGCGATCAACTGCGGGGCGATTCCAGAGCACCTGATCCAGTCGGAACTCTTCGGCCATGAAAAGGGCGCCTTCACCGGGGCGCATCAGCGCAAGGTCGGACGTATCGAGGCCGCCCACGGTGGCACACTGTTCCTCGATGAAATCGGCGATCTACCGATGGAACTCCAAGCCAATTTGTTGCGGTTTCTTCAGGAAAAACAGATCGAGCGCGTCGGCGGCAGCCAGCCCATCCCGGTGGATGTGCGGGTGCTGGCGGCTACCCACGTTGACCTTGAGACCGCCGTCGAGAAGGGCACCTTTCGTGAAGACCTGTATTACCGTCTGAACGTCCTGCAAGTTGTCACGGCGCCGTTGCGCGAGCGACATGGTGACGTGGCGATGCTGGCCAACCATTTTTCACGCTTCTATAGCCAGGAAACCGGCCGCCGCCCGCGCAGCTTCAGCGAAGGGGCCTTGGTGGCAATGGGGCAACACCCGTGGCCGGGCAATGTGCGTGAATTGGCCAACCGCGTGCGCCGTGGTTTGGTGTTGGCCGAAGGGCGTCAGATCGAAGCGGTCGACCTGGGGCTGCAGGGCGAGCAGGCGGTTTCGCCACCGATGGCTACATTGGAAGATTACAAACACCGCGCCGAACGCCAGGCGTTGTGCGATGTGCTCGACCGGCACAGTGATAACCTGAGCGTCGCGGCGCGTGCACTGGGCATTTCCCGGCCGACATTCTACCGGTTGCTGCACAAACACCAGATCCGCTAG